The following is a genomic window from Blattabacterium sp. (Nauphoeta cinerea).
AATTATTATGATACATATGGAGAAAAAGCTAAACTTATAATGATAAAAAAAAATTGTGATTATAAAGAAGCTTGGAAGATAATGGAATTTTCATCTATAAAAGATATAATTATACAAAAAATCTTAAGAATTCAAAATGTAAAAAAAAATTTTTTTATTATAGAAAATTTTTTTGAAAAAATTTATGATAATTATATAGATATATTAAATTATAGTGTTTTTATTTTGATGAAAAAAATAATTTAATTATTTTTTTTTATAATTTTTAATTTTAAATCCCATTTTATTTTTTTATATTTAAAAAATATAATTTGAGCAATTTTATCTCCATTTTTTATAATAAAAGAATTTTTAGATAGATTAAATAATAGTATTTTTATTTCACCTCTATAATCAGAATCTATAGTACCTGGATTATTTAAAACAGTTATACCATGGTATAAAGCTAAACCACTTCTAGGTCGTATTTGGGCTTCATATTTTTTAGGAATTTCAATAAATAAACCAGTTTTTACAATTTTTCTTTCCATAGAAAAAATTATAATATTTTTTTTTAATGAAGCTCTTAAATCCATACCAGATGAACCTTTTGTTTCATAAATAGGTAAAGGATTAGACGAAATATTAGATATTTTTATAGTAATATTATACATAATTGTAAAGTTTTAAAAAAAAACTTATATTTCAAAAATAAAATTAATAGAGAATGAAAAAATCATTTTTTTTTATTTTGTTGTTATTTTCAATAATATTTTTTTCATCATGTCATGATGATGGTTTGTCTGGGAT
Proteins encoded in this region:
- a CDS encoding nucleotide modification associated domain-containing protein, which codes for MLFFFYEKRILNIKNIKIKDIYNYYDTYGEKAKLIMIKKNCDYKEAWKIMEFSSIKDIIIQKILRIQNVKKNFFIIENFFEKIYDNYIDILNYSVFILMKKII
- the dut gene encoding dUTP diphosphatase; the protein is MYNITIKISNISSNPLPIYETKGSSGMDLRASLKKNIIIFSMERKIVKTGLFIEIPKKYEAQIRPRSGLALYHGITVLNNPGTIDSDYRGEIKILLFNLSKNSFIIKNGDKIAQIIFFKYKKIKWDLKLKIIKKNN